GACTGAAGGAAATGCTCGTTTACAGCTTTCCGCCAGATCCCGATTGAATGGTCCTCATCGAAATACTTTCGATGAGGACCACTCAATGAAAAGGGACCACTAAGCGCCCCCGAGAGACAGATTCTCGAAATGCTTTCGAAACTCTTGACTTGTTTCGGCGGGGTTTCCAGACTGATGGCCGAGGCGGTGTGGCCCGTCCGTGTCCGGTTCCGGGCGCCGTCCTCGGATCTCTACGCGCTCATGAGCGTCCCTTTCCCATGGACGCGGGCGTCGTTCACGCGGATTCACCATGCCGCGATCCAACCCTTCCGCGATTTCTTTCTGGAGGCTCATTCATGGGCTCACAAGCCATTCCCCCACCCACCATCCGCCGGAAGACCAGCGTCCTGTGTGCGGCCCTGGTCGTCGGCGTCCTCGGTGCGGCCGCCGCGCTGGTGGCGCCGACGTCACACGCCGCCGAGAGCACGCTCGGCAGCGCGGCGACGCAGAGCGGCCGGTACTTCGGTACCGCCATCGCCTCGGGCAGGCTGGGCGACTCGGCGTACACGACGATCGCCGGCCGCGAGTTCAACTCGGTGACGCCCGAGAACGAGATGAAGATCGACGCCACCGAACCCCAGCGTGGCCAGTTCAACTTCGCCGCGGGTGACCGCGTCTACAACTGGGCGGTGCAGAACGGCAAGCAGGTGCGCGGCCACACCCTGGCCTGGCACTCCCAGCAGCCCGGCTGGATGCAGAGCCTCAGCGGCAGCACGCTGCGCCAGGCGATGACCAACCACATCAACGGCGTGATGGCCCACTACAAGGGCAAGATCGGCCAGTGGGACGTCGTGAACGAGGCCTTCGAGGACGGCACTTCAGGAGCCCGGCGCGACTCCAACCTGCAGCGCACCGGCAACGACTGGATCGAAGTCGCCTTCCGCACCGCGCGCGCCGCCGACCCGGCCGCCAAGCTCTGCTACAACGACTACAACGTCGAGAACTGGACCTGGGCCAAAACCCAGGCCATGTACGCCATGGTCCGGGACTTCAAGCAGCGCGGCGTGCCGATCGACTGCGTCGGCTTCCAGTCGCACTTCAACAGCGACAGCCCCTACAACAGCAACTTCCGCACCACCCTGCAGAGTTTTGCAGCCCTCGGCGTCGACGTGGCCGTCACCGAACTCGACATCCAGGGTGCCTCGGCCACGACCTACGCCAACGTGACCAACGACTGCCTGGCCGTCCCGCGCTGCCTCGGCATCACCGTCTGGGGGGTGCGCGACACCGACTCCTGGCGACCGGAGCACTCGCCGCTGCTGTTCAACGGTGACGGCAGCAAGAAGGCCGCCTACTCCTCCGTCCTCAACGCGCTCAACGCCGGATCCTCTACTCCCACTCCGACCCCTTCGCCCGGTTCTGGACAGATCAAGGGCGTCGGGTCGGGCCGCTGCCTGGACGTGCCCGGTGCCAGCACCACCGACGGCACCCAGGTCAACCTGTGGGACTGCAACAACCGCACCAACCAGCAGTGGTCGCACACCGCCGCAGGCGAGCTCAGGGTCTACGGCAACAAGTGCCTGGACGCCGCCGGCACCGGCAACGGCACCAAAGTCCAGATCTACAGCTGCTGGGGTGGCGACAACCAGAAATGGCGCCTCAACTCCGACGGATCCATCGTCGGAGTCCAGTCCGGCCTCTGCCTCGACGCCGCCGGCAACAACACCGCCAACGGCACCCTGATCCAGCTCTACTCCTGCTCGAACGGCAGCAACCAGCGCTGGACCCGTACCTGACGACCTGCCATGGAGTGGAGCCGGGACGATCCTGGCTCCACTCCGTCGTCCATCGCCGGGTGGGCGTGACGTGACGATCGTTCAGGAGCAGAGTGCTCCGTTGAGCGTGTAGCGCGCCGGCACGGCGTTGGTGCCCGAGTACGTCGCCTGGAAGCCGAAGCTCACGCTGCCGCCGGGTGCCAGTGTTCCGTTCCATCCGGTGTCCCGGGCGGTGACCGTGCTGCCCGGCTGGCTCACCGTGGCGTTCCAGCCGTTGGT
This is a stretch of genomic DNA from Streptomyces sp. NBC_00091. It encodes these proteins:
- a CDS encoding endo-1,4-beta-xylanase, which codes for MGSQAIPPPTIRRKTSVLCAALVVGVLGAAAALVAPTSHAAESTLGSAATQSGRYFGTAIASGRLGDSAYTTIAGREFNSVTPENEMKIDATEPQRGQFNFAAGDRVYNWAVQNGKQVRGHTLAWHSQQPGWMQSLSGSTLRQAMTNHINGVMAHYKGKIGQWDVVNEAFEDGTSGARRDSNLQRTGNDWIEVAFRTARAADPAAKLCYNDYNVENWTWAKTQAMYAMVRDFKQRGVPIDCVGFQSHFNSDSPYNSNFRTTLQSFAALGVDVAVTELDIQGASATTYANVTNDCLAVPRCLGITVWGVRDTDSWRPEHSPLLFNGDGSKKAAYSSVLNALNAGSSTPTPTPSPGSGQIKGVGSGRCLDVPGASTTDGTQVNLWDCNNRTNQQWSHTAAGELRVYGNKCLDAAGTGNGTKVQIYSCWGGDNQKWRLNSDGSIVGVQSGLCLDAAGNNTANGTLIQLYSCSNGSNQRWTRT